A window of the Lagopus muta isolate bLagMut1 chromosome 1, bLagMut1 primary, whole genome shotgun sequence genome harbors these coding sequences:
- the B3GALT5 gene encoding beta-1,3-galactosyltransferase 5: protein MMDFRKIKVLVCLVGLSCGSLYYFYMNLTGLSVFYGKKQNCTLQTFQKIEENFLQLPDIDCRKDPPFLVLLVASSCQDIDARMVIRQTWGKERTVAGKHLVTYFLLGTPVNLRQQADISAESQKYKDIIQKDFMDTYYNLTLKTMMGIEWVHQFCNQSSFVMKTDTDVFVNVFYLTELLLKKKRKTGLYTGFVKLHEKPIREKKSKWNVRIEEYSGNTYPPFCSGTGYVLSTDVASQIYHVSESISFIKLEDVFVGLCLDKLKIQPEELHSEQTFFPQKIPFSVSRFKKIVTCHEVSLSEQQSYWNHLVTEEHARVL from the exons atG atggatttcagaaaaatcaagGTGCTTGTTTGCCTTGTGGGGCTCAGCTGTGGCAGcttatattatttttacatgaatTTGACCGGACTGTCTGTATTCTAtggcaaaaaacaaaattgtacgctacaaacatttcagaaaattgaAGAAAACTTCTTGCAGCTCCCAGATATAGACTGCCGTAAGGACCCACCTTTCCTTGTACTACTTGTGGCATCCTCATGTCAAGACATCGATGCCAGGATGGTCATCCGGCAAACCTGGGGGAAGGAGAGAACGGTGGCTGGCAAGCATCTAGTGACATATTTCCTCTTGGGAACCCCTGTGAATCTTAGGCAGCAGGCTGACATCAGTGCTGAAAGCcaaaaatacaaagacattATTCAAAAGGATTTTATGGACACATACTACAATTTGACTTTAAAGACCATGATGGGAATTGAATGGGTTCACCAGTTTTGTAACCAGTCCAGCTTTGTGATGAAAACTGACACAGATGTGTTTGTCAATGTTTTTTACCTCACTGAGCTGCTtctaaagaaaaagaggaaaacagggCTTTACACAGGCTTTGTGAAACTGCATGAGAAACccataagggaaaaaaagagcaagtgGAATGTGAGGATAGAAGAATACTCGGGTAACACCTACCCACCATTTTGTTCAGGGACTGGGTATGTTTTATCCACCGATGTTGCTAGTCAGATCTATCATGTTTCAGAGAGCATTTCATTCATCAAACTGGAGGATGTGTTCGTAGGACTGTGCCTTGACAAATTAAAAATTCAGCCTGAGGAGCTTCATTCAGAACagacattttttccacaaaagaTTCCGTTCTCTGTTTCTCGTTTTAAGAAAATCGTGACTTGCCATGAAGTAAGCTTATCCGAGCAGCAGAGCTACTGGAATCATTTAGTGACAGAAGAACATGCGAGAGTGCTCTAG